The stretch of DNA CAGTGTAATCCAGGCGCAACATGGACGCGGATTTGTAATCAATTTATTCCTGTAAGATCCAGGCGGTCTTATAAGAGCTTCACTTGGCAAGCTCAACACTCGGTGATATTTATGATAGTGCTTCTCCGACTGTATGAGCATTATAGGAGCCATCCGCAAAGACTTTCTTTAATCGAACTAGTTGCTCTTTTAATTGGCCAAATGCCTTCATGCCTTCATTTCCGTCATAAACTTGTGCCGAACTAACTACAACTCCTCTAATCAATCCCATCGTATCGGCAGCTATATGTCGTTTGCGGCCCTTAATTTTCTTTCCTCCGTCGTATCCAGTATCTAAACCTATGAAGGAACTAATCTTAACATTTTGACTATCAATACATAAGGCGGAGAGTGATTCTTCCTTATCCTCTCTATAACGTTCAATTTCATTTTACCGTTGATTCATCTTTTCGAAACGACCGTCATTTTTCCATTTCCTAAAATGATGATACTAACTTTTTCCGCCATTCCCAGAGCTCTTTAAATTCAATCCTTTTTAAAGCTAATTTTCATTTGACAATATCGATCAATTTTTATATTATTTAGTATAAAATACATTTTTTGCTGAAAAATATGCAATTTCGCTATAACATGTCACGCTCTTTAGCTTGATTTTAATAATCAAGTAATCGTCTTTAATATAAGTCTAATGAAAAATACTGTGGGAATTTTTTGGAGCAAAAAAAGGCTAAATAAGTTTTTGAATAACCTAGATGGATCACGTGTGCTTTCCTACCTAAAAAAATAAATATGAGTGTCCCAGTCATTTTAATAGCTTTTGCAAATGAAAACTATAATACGAGTAATTACCTGCGGAATTTACCCATAGAATCCATTGGGCTACGAAGCCTTTTACTAAAAGCGGAGGAAGACAACCTTTGTGAATTTTTGATCATTGAAAACGCTACTTTTGAACAAATCATACAAATATTTCAGCAAAAAAAATATAGGGATCGAATAGCTGTTTTTCACTTTGCCGGCCATGCTGGTGCACAGCAGTTATTTATGAATAATAAGAGTGGAGTAATGCAGGCTCGATATAGCGACGGACTAGTATCTTTTCTAGCGAGTCAGCCTGCCTTAAAATTAGTTTTTTTAAATGGTTGCCATACTGAACAAATTGGACAGGCTCTCATTTCTGCTGGGATTCCGGCGGTGATTGGCACTTCATCTGCTATTCTGGATGAAGTAGCTAGCGATTTATCTTTGAGCTTTTATCAAGGATTAACTAGGGGGTTGGAATTGGCACTTGCTTGGGATCATGCTAAAGATCAAGTCTTATCTAAGCAAGCGAATACTCACCCTATGAATTTTTATCGAGTTACAAAAGCTTACCGTGAAGATATCGCCATCACGGATCAGCCAGTCATTAGCTTTCCATGGTCTCTTTCGTATAGTCCCGGTAAAACAGCCATAGGTTTTTGGAGCTTGCCACAAGCTGCTAACAATCCATTATTTGGACTGCCACCAATCAATGATGACTATGATTTACTGAACGAACCCTTTAAATATTTACAAAGATATGAAGGGCATGGTGCCAGAAATTTCTTTGGTCGTGCTGATTATATACAGCGTATCTATCGCCGCCTAAATGATAAAGATTCCGCTCCCTTACTTTTGCTTTATGGACAGTCTGGGGTCGGCAAATCTTCCCTTTTAAAGGCAGGTGTAGTCCCACATTTATCTACAGTTGCTAGTATTATTATTTTAAAAAGGACAAAAGAAAATGGTATTTCTGTTGATTTCAAGGCTGCTCTACAAGAAGAACATTTAAAGATCATAAATAGTGAAAGTCAAATACAGGATGCCTTGGAAATTTGGAAAGCCATCGAAGCTCACACCAAGCAAAGCCTTTTCATTATCATTGACCAAGTAGAAGATGTATTTACAAGACCAAGCGTGGAATCAACTAATGAATTAGGCTTGTTTTTAAAATTAGTACAAACGATTTTTAAACAAAAGGCAAGACGACCTAAAGGGAAATTGCTACTAAGTTACCGTAAAGAATTCCATCCTGAAATAGAAGATGTTGTCAAAAAAGAAGGTTTGCCTTATGATTCTATTTTTTTAAAAAAACTCAATCATCAAGGCATTGAGGAGGTGGTGTTGGGGATAGCATCCACTCCAGCTCATCGCCAAAAGTATCAAATCAAAATAGAACCGGGCCTACCCGCGATAATCGCGGCAGATTTACTAAAAGACCCTAACTCTCCTGTTGCTCCTGTCCTGCAAATTTTATTAAGCAATATGTGGCAGTTTTCTCAAAAATCAGAAACAAAGGCATTTTCCCTTTCGGTTTATAATCTACTACAAAAAAAAGGCATTTATCTAGATGATTTTTTTAGAATGCAGATTGAGATTCTAGACAATTGGAGTAAAAAACAAGCTGTGCCAGTAGTAGAATCAGGCTTGGCATTAGATATACTCCATTATCACACCACTGACTTTGGTACTGCTGAAAGCAGGGCTAAAACTGATCTCTTCAATAATTACCATCATCAGCAACTCATACTACCACAATTATTACAAAAATTAAAATCTCTCTATTTACTAAGTGATACTGGTCACCATAAATCAACATTGGCACATGACACACTAGCTCCCATCATACAAAATGCAGTCAAATCCTCAAACAGGCCAGGACAACGGGCACTTCGATTACTAGAAACCAAAACAATTGACTATGAATTACATCCTGAACAGACTTTTCTGGAAGAAGATGATTTGGTCATCGTAGAAGAAGGCGCAGTTGGTATGCGAGCTTGGTCGGAAATCGAACAAGCACTCATCAAAAAAAGTAACATCAAGCGTAGTAAAACGCTTGCGTCCAGGAAGCGTATTCGGGTGTTCTTTAAGACAATGGTTGCATTACTCATTCTGGCTTTTATTGCTGTTATCTATTCCTGGCAAATTAGTAAACATCAGGCGCTAGGCAATAAGCTTATCAGTCAAGCGTTGCGGATGGAAAAGGTCGATCCTAGCATAGGTATGAAATTAGTTGAGAAAGCTCTACCGCATCTCAGCGATCAATCAATGGCATTACAGGTTAGACATGATCTTTTTAGTAATAATGAGTTTTATGATACCTTGCTATATTTTGAGTCTCCTATAAATGCGATTAGCATTTCTTCAGATGGTCGGCAAATCGCATTAGCAATAGGTACAGAGGTGCAAATAAGAGATACAGAAAACTTCAATTTACTCAATGGTCTTGCCCATTCAGAAACAGTATATTCTGTTATATATTCCCAGGATGGTAGCATGATTGTTACTGGATCTGCAGATCATCAAGTAAGGCTTTGGGATAGGAGAGGCAGCATGATCAACTCTTTTATTCATCAAGATGAAATCGAAAGTATTGCTATTTCTCCTGACAATAAGCTGATTCTGGCTAGCGACAAACAAGGGCATGTAAAACTCTGGCATCAAGATGGAACCATTAGTATGATCATAGGTAATATGGGAACTAGTGTAGAGGCCGTCGCATTTTCAACTAGTGGGGATAAGTTGTTGATCGGTAATGGATTTGGAGAAATTCAGATCCGGGATTTAGATGGGGTCTTGATAAAAACCTTG from Saprospiraceae bacterium encodes:
- a CDS encoding CHAT domain-containing protein, with translation MSVPVILIAFANENYNTSNYLRNLPIESIGLRSLLLKAEEDNLCEFLIIENATFEQIIQIFQQKKYRDRIAVFHFAGHAGAQQLFMNNKSGVMQARYSDGLVSFLASQPALKLVFLNGCHTEQIGQALISAGIPAVIGTSSAILDEVASDLSLSFYQGLTRGLELALAWDHAKDQVLSKQANTHPMNFYRVTKAYREDIAITDQPVISFPWSLSYSPGKTAIGFWSLPQAANNPLFGLPPINDDYDLLNEPFKYLQRYEGHGARNFFGRADYIQRIYRRLNDKDSAPLLLLYGQSGVGKSSLLKAGVVPHLSTVASIIILKRTKENGISVDFKAALQEEHLKIINSESQIQDALEIWKAIEAHTKQSLFIIIDQVEDVFTRPSVESTNELGLFLKLVQTIFKQKARRPKGKLLLSYRKEFHPEIEDVVKKEGLPYDSIFLKKLNHQGIEEVVLGIASTPAHRQKYQIKIEPGLPAIIAADLLKDPNSPVAPVLQILLSNMWQFSQKSETKAFSLSVYNLLQKKGIYLDDFFRMQIEILDNWSKKQAVPVVESGLALDILHYHTTDFGTAESRAKTDLFNNYHHQQLILPQLLQKLKSLYLLSDTGHHKSTLAHDTLAPIIQNAVKSSNRPGQRALRLLETKTIDYELHPEQTFLEEDDLVIVEEGAVGMRAWSEIEQALIKKSNIKRSKTLASRKRIRVFFKTMVALLILAFIAVIYSWQISKHQALGNKLISQALRMEKVDPSIGMKLVEKALPHLSDQSMALQVRHDLFSNNEFYDTLLYFESPINAISISSDGRQIALAIGTEVQIRDTENFNLLNGLAHSETVYSVIYSQDGSMIVTGSADHQVRLWDRRGSMINSFIHQDEIESIAISPDNKLILASDKQGHVKLWHQDGTISMIIGNMGTSVEAVAFSTSGDKLLIGNGFGEIQIRDLDGVLIKTLLAHKDRVLSFSLNPIGDGFISTSRDATIARWSNDGQLQAKYVGHEKRVNAGQWLNNHEKILTASDDNSIRLWNMEGQNLKIYRGHNSFVNDLAVAANNTWFASAGADSTLRVWRIDSKVDHIISTEEEGLFTSLAISEDGQLIIAGTKSSLSATGNEDPFTFFDFVDAELQGSQNAIVWNNKNERLLTLEGHQGRINSVAVAKDGTLFLSGAADGKTILWDQKGNIITEFLHQDEINSVAISPNKDFILSGASDSLAILWNIEGKETTLLEGHNDLVSAVAFSQDGQRLYTACFDNLVRVFDLKGQLLHTFDGHRNRVSCLAISPDGQQVLSGGWDNQIIRWSNSGEILSSYFIKSKNDTGGQTIIALAFSPYSDKIAFTAEGGISQVLTRKGQVLQTITSLNNQSAASLLFARGREQIIIASGAKIKFWKLLD
- a CDS encoding transposase; this encodes MERYREDKEESLSALCIDSQNVKISSFIGLDTGYDGGKKIKGRKRHIAADTMGLIRGVVVSSAQVYDGNEGMKAFGQLKEQLVRLKKVFADGSYNAHTVGEALS